The Halalkalibacter krulwichiae genome has a segment encoding these proteins:
- a CDS encoding GNAT family N-acetyltransferase, producing MKIRDAKANELDYIRNQRLAAYSEHAQVISDDHWQALKKAVSSKADTQDGVELIVAEIEGQIVGSVALFPPKADAYEGLVEEVDYSEIRLLAVSPEARGKGVALALVTECIERTKIKGYSAIGLHTADFMESALKLYNRLGFKRLPQYDFEPANDGVIVKAFRLAI from the coding sequence ATGAAAATAAGGGACGCAAAAGCTAATGAGTTAGACTATATTCGTAACCAACGATTGGCTGCTTACAGTGAGCATGCGCAAGTCATTTCTGATGATCATTGGCAAGCGCTAAAGAAAGCAGTTTCTTCAAAGGCAGATACGCAAGATGGAGTAGAATTAATCGTTGCTGAAATAGAAGGACAAATTGTTGGGAGTGTCGCTTTATTCCCTCCAAAAGCAGATGCATATGAAGGATTAGTAGAGGAGGTTGACTACTCTGAAATACGTCTCCTAGCCGTATCTCCTGAAGCTAGAGGGAAAGGAGTAGCTTTAGCATTAGTTACCGAATGTATTGAACGAACAAAAATCAAAGGCTATAGTGCAATTGGTTTGCATACGGCTGACTTTATGGAAAGTGCCCTCAAGCTATACAATCGCCTTGGATTTAAACGGTTGCCTCAGTATGATTTTGAGCCTGCGAATGATGGAGTCATTGTTAAAGCATTTAGGTTGGCTATTTAA
- a CDS encoding glutathione S-transferase family protein produces MTKEFSEKGAFIRQSNRFTTPFGNQRGELPVEKGRYRLLWSPACPWAHRSVIVRQLLGLEKVISLGTASPLRPDLPHVDWEFSLDPNGIDPVLGIKYISEVYRNADPHYEGRPTVPVIVDLKSKKAVNNDYFTLTNYLETVWAPFHRADAPDLYPEDLQNNIDQLNEVIFHEVNNGVYKCGFARSQEMYEQAYDQLFTRLDQLEARLSNQRFLFGDFITDTDIRLYATLIRFDVAYYNRFHTNRNLIREFHHLWGYLCDLYQTPGFGDTTDFDAIKQHYHTSITIFHNNGATKILPKGPDLHVYNEKHDRESFSKLQDKFLRRNHDENKGRKS; encoded by the coding sequence ATGACAAAGGAATTCTCTGAAAAAGGAGCGTTCATTCGACAGAGCAATCGTTTTACAACTCCGTTTGGGAATCAGAGGGGAGAATTACCGGTAGAAAAAGGAAGATACCGCTTGCTTTGGTCACCAGCGTGTCCTTGGGCTCATCGTTCCGTTATTGTACGTCAACTACTTGGACTCGAAAAGGTCATTAGTTTAGGGACAGCTAGCCCGCTTCGTCCTGACTTGCCACATGTTGATTGGGAATTTTCGCTTGATCCTAATGGTATTGACCCTGTATTAGGGATTAAGTACATAAGTGAAGTGTACCGTAATGCAGATCCTCACTATGAAGGAAGGCCAACGGTCCCTGTTATCGTTGATCTTAAGAGCAAGAAAGCGGTCAATAATGATTATTTTACATTAACCAACTACTTAGAAACGGTCTGGGCACCATTTCATAGAGCCGATGCGCCAGATCTTTACCCTGAGGATTTGCAAAACAATATTGATCAGTTAAATGAAGTTATTTTTCACGAGGTTAACAATGGAGTGTACAAATGTGGTTTCGCTCGTTCTCAAGAAATGTATGAACAAGCGTATGATCAATTATTTACTAGACTGGATCAATTAGAAGCTCGACTTTCAAATCAACGATTTTTGTTTGGGGACTTTATCACTGATACAGATATTCGCCTATATGCTACTTTGATTCGTTTTGATGTTGCCTACTACAATCGATTTCACACTAATCGAAATCTCATCCGCGAGTTTCACCATTTATGGGGGTATTTATGTGATTTATATCAAACTCCTGGATTTGGAGATACAACTGATTTTGATGCGATTAAACAACACTATCATACATCCATTACAATCTTTCACAACAATGGTGCCACGAAGATTTTGCCTAAAGGTCCAGACTTGCATGTATATAATGAGAAACATGATCGGGAAAGTTTTAGTAAGCTACAAGATAAATTTCTTAGGAGGAATCATGATGAAAATAAGGGACGCAAAAGCTAA
- a CDS encoding glyoxalase/bleomycin resistance/extradiol dioxygenase family protein, translated as MKCTHIRLIVDNYKECFLFYRDVLGFAVTWGNESSLYGQFEIGDIQLGVFERKQMEEAVGTEFSREVQQMNRAALIFKVDSVEDTYNQLNGKVEFVTQPKEQVGWGLKVAHFRDPDGSLIEIYENL; from the coding sequence ATGAAATGTACCCATATCCGACTAATAGTAGATAATTATAAAGAATGCTTTTTGTTTTATCGAGATGTTTTAGGTTTTGCTGTGACTTGGGGAAATGAATCTTCTTTATATGGTCAGTTTGAAATTGGAGATATTCAGTTAGGGGTATTTGAAAGAAAGCAAATGGAAGAAGCGGTAGGTACTGAGTTTTCAAGAGAAGTTCAACAAATGAATCGAGCTGCATTGATTTTTAAGGTAGATAGTGTGGAGGATACATATAATCAGTTAAATGGAAAAGTTGAATTCGTTACTCAACCTAAAGAACAAGTAGGGTGGGGGCTTAAAGTAGCCCATTTTAGAGACCCTGATGGATCGTTAATTGAGATCTATGAAAATTTGTAA